One window of the Rosa rugosa chromosome 3, drRosRugo1.1, whole genome shotgun sequence genome contains the following:
- the LOC133737030 gene encoding B3 domain-containing protein Os01g0723500-like isoform X5 gives MVSKKSGLHFSRLLFQATPLNICLLFVVLSKRIPPPFLEFIRNDLSDEATLNSNTCSERSWNVRVRKTKGGVYFKDGWQGFLKDNSVEDGDFLVFEYEGNMHFSVQIFDNSCCERDSFPEIETHTKSTFAECKKGHPGRPRKSDIGCSKRPLALNSRKDNSDNIAKKRLPGRPRKSHIRRYKRPCPSNSGEDNSDDIVEESAKSFKSNYPHVTKTIKETFCVYSFPTSFYREHLSGGNYEVVFLKIARGERWYQVKLVRSLRTAYLSKGWSEFACANQIKVGNICVFEVVEENKLVVHVVQQ, from the exons CCTCCTTTTTGTTGTCTTATCGAAGAGGATCCCACCACCATTCTTGGAGTTTATAAGGAATGACCTATCTGATGAAGCAACCTTGAACTCGAACACTTGTTCAGAGAGGTCTTGGAATGTTAGAGTACGTAAAACAAAAGGAGGTGTGTATTTCAAGGATGGGTGGCAGGGGTTCTTAAAAGATAACTCTGTGGAAGATGGTGACTTTTTGGTATTCGAGTATGAAGGAAACATGCATTTCAGCGTACAGATTTTTGACAACAGTTGTTGTGAGAGAGACTCTTTTCCTGAAATTGAAACACACACAAAATCCACCTTTGCTGAGTGTAAGAAAGGGCATCCTGGTAGACCGAGGAAATCAGATATCGGTTGTTCTAAGCGTCCCCTCGCATTGAACTCTAGAAAAGACAATTCAG ATAACATAGCTAAGAAAAGGCTTCCTGGTAGACCAAGAAAATCCCATATCCGTCGTTATAAGCGCCCCTGCCCATCAAACTCTGGCGAAGACAATTCAG ATGACATAGTTGAGGAATCTGCAAAATCTTTCAAGTCCAACTATCCTCATGTCACAAAAACCATTAAAGAGACTTTTTGTGTG TACTCATTCCCCACATCCTTCTATAGGGAGCATCTCTCTGGGGGCAACTATGAAGTTGTTTTCCTGAAAATTGCAAGGGGGGAAAGATGGTACCAAGTGAAGCTTGTACGATCCCTAAGAACGGCATACTTGTCCAAAGGGTGGTCTGAGTTTGCATGTGCTAACCAAATCAAGGTCGGAAATATTTGCGTATTCGAAGTTGTGGAAGAAAACAAATTGGTGGTTCACGTAGTCCAGCAGTAA
- the LOC133737030 gene encoding B3 domain-containing protein Os01g0723500-like isoform X4: protein MVRPKNGIKEKRPSFFKVIIPGYSTQHLRIPPPFLEFIRNDLSDEATLNSNTCSERSWNVRVRKTKGGVYFKDGWQGFLKDNSVEDGDFLVFEYEGNMHFSVQIFDNSCCERDSFPEIETHTKSTFAECKKGHPGRPRKSDIGCSKRPLALNSRKDNSVADNIAKKRLPGRPRKSHIRRYKRPCPSNSGEDNSVPDDIVEESAKSFKSNYPHVTKTIKETFCVYSFPTSFYREHLSGGNYEVVFLKIARGERWYQVKLVRSLRTAYLSKGWSEFACANQIKVGNICVFEVVEENKLVVHVVQQ from the exons AGGATCCCACCACCATTCTTGGAGTTTATAAGGAATGACCTATCTGATGAAGCAACCTTGAACTCGAACACTTGTTCAGAGAGGTCTTGGAATGTTAGAGTACGTAAAACAAAAGGAGGTGTGTATTTCAAGGATGGGTGGCAGGGGTTCTTAAAAGATAACTCTGTGGAAGATGGTGACTTTTTGGTATTCGAGTATGAAGGAAACATGCATTTCAGCGTACAGATTTTTGACAACAGTTGTTGTGAGAGAGACTCTTTTCCTGAAATTGAAACACACACAAAATCCACCTTTGCTGAGTGTAAGAAAGGGCATCCTGGTAGACCGAGGAAATCAGATATCGGTTGTTCTAAGCGTCCCCTCGCATTGAACTCTAGAAAAGACAATTCAG TTGCAGATAACATAGCTAAGAAAAGGCTTCCTGGTAGACCAAGAAAATCCCATATCCGTCGTTATAAGCGCCCCTGCCCATCAAACTCTGGCGAAGACAATTCAG TACCAGATGACATAGTTGAGGAATCTGCAAAATCTTTCAAGTCCAACTATCCTCATGTCACAAAAACCATTAAAGAGACTTTTTGTGTG TACTCATTCCCCACATCCTTCTATAGGGAGCATCTCTCTGGGGGCAACTATGAAGTTGTTTTCCTGAAAATTGCAAGGGGGGAAAGATGGTACCAAGTGAAGCTTGTACGATCCCTAAGAACGGCATACTTGTCCAAAGGGTGGTCTGAGTTTGCATGTGCTAACCAAATCAAGGTCGGAAATATTTGCGTATTCGAAGTTGTGGAAGAAAACAAATTGGTGGTTCACGTAGTCCAGCAGTAA
- the LOC133739133 gene encoding B3 domain-containing protein Os01g0723500-like isoform X1, whose amino-acid sequence MARTTFNNGGMEEKKGPTFFKIIKTGFNTEDLRIPPKFRRHLLNELSDRATLNLMDSSNSSWTVDVSQTEGEIYFKNGWQKFVRDNSLGNFEFLVFRYESDMQFSIEIFERNASKRITFPNVRTHRQAAGIHTQSCQSNKLKEVKEEEEDYQDNKEEEAATLHNLEGPAFTSIVGQNLYNLAVPTDFSMKYFPLGYYTIVLKNSEAREWEVSVVPNGKDASCNTVKLSAGWAAFRRDNQINSGDTCTFELVESKTMLVHIDPK is encoded by the exons ATGGCGAGAACAACATTCAACAATGGTGGTATGGAGGAAAAAAAGGGCCCTACGTTCTTCAAGATCATAAAAACCGGTTTCAACACTGAGGATTTG AGAATCCCACCCAAATTCCGGAGACACCTGTTGAATGAACTCTCCGACAGGGCTACTTTGAATTTAATGGATTCTTCAAATAGTTCATGGACTGTTGATGTGAGCCAAACAGAAGGGGAGATATATTTCAAGAATGGATGGCAGAAGTTTGTAAGAGATAACTCCTTAGGTAACTTTGAATTCTTAGTATTTAGGTATGAGAGCGATATGCAATTTAGCATTGAGATCTTTGAGAGAAATGCGAGTAAGAGGATCACGTTTCCAAATGTCAGAACACACAGACAAG CTGCAGGTATACACACTCAAAGTTGTCAATCCAACAAACTCAAAGAGGttaaagaagaggaggaagattACCAAgataacaaagaagaagaagctgccACATTGCACAATTTAGAAGGCCCTGCGTTTACAAGCATTGTTGGACAAAACTTGTATAATTTG GCAGTTCCTACAGACTTTTCTATGAAGTACTTTCCTCTGGGATACTACACCATTGTCCTGAAAAATTCAGAGGCAAGAGAATGGGAAGTAAGCGTTGTGCCTAATGGGAAGGATGCTTCCTGTAATACGGTTAAACTTTCTGCAGGATGGGCTGCTTTTAGACGTGACAACCAAATCAACTCCGGAGATACTTGCACATTTGAGCTTGTGGAAAGCAAAACAATGTTGGTTCACATTGATCCTAAGTGA
- the LOC133739133 gene encoding B3 domain-containing protein Os01g0723500-like isoform X2, whose protein sequence is MARTTFNNGGMEEKKGPTFFKIIKTGFNTEDLRIPPKFRRHLLNELSDRATLNLMDSSNSSWTVDVSQTEGEIYFKNGWQKFVRDNSLGNFEFLVFRYESDMQFSIEIFERNASKRITFPNVRTHRQGIHTQSCQSNKLKEVKEEEEDYQDNKEEEAATLHNLEGPAFTSIVGQNLYNLAVPTDFSMKYFPLGYYTIVLKNSEAREWEVSVVPNGKDASCNTVKLSAGWAAFRRDNQINSGDTCTFELVESKTMLVHIDPK, encoded by the exons ATGGCGAGAACAACATTCAACAATGGTGGTATGGAGGAAAAAAAGGGCCCTACGTTCTTCAAGATCATAAAAACCGGTTTCAACACTGAGGATTTG AGAATCCCACCCAAATTCCGGAGACACCTGTTGAATGAACTCTCCGACAGGGCTACTTTGAATTTAATGGATTCTTCAAATAGTTCATGGACTGTTGATGTGAGCCAAACAGAAGGGGAGATATATTTCAAGAATGGATGGCAGAAGTTTGTAAGAGATAACTCCTTAGGTAACTTTGAATTCTTAGTATTTAGGTATGAGAGCGATATGCAATTTAGCATTGAGATCTTTGAGAGAAATGCGAGTAAGAGGATCACGTTTCCAAATGTCAGAACACACAGACAAG GTATACACACTCAAAGTTGTCAATCCAACAAACTCAAAGAGGttaaagaagaggaggaagattACCAAgataacaaagaagaagaagctgccACATTGCACAATTTAGAAGGCCCTGCGTTTACAAGCATTGTTGGACAAAACTTGTATAATTTG GCAGTTCCTACAGACTTTTCTATGAAGTACTTTCCTCTGGGATACTACACCATTGTCCTGAAAAATTCAGAGGCAAGAGAATGGGAAGTAAGCGTTGTGCCTAATGGGAAGGATGCTTCCTGTAATACGGTTAAACTTTCTGCAGGATGGGCTGCTTTTAGACGTGACAACCAAATCAACTCCGGAGATACTTGCACATTTGAGCTTGTGGAAAGCAAAACAATGTTGGTTCACATTGATCCTAAGTGA
- the LOC133737030 gene encoding putative B3 domain-containing protein Os03g0621600 isoform X6: MVSKKSGLHFSRLLFQATPLNICLLFVVLSKRIPPPFLEFIRNDLSDEATLNSNTCSERSWNVRVRKTKGGVYFKDGWQGFLKDNSVEDGDFLVFEYEGNMHFSVQIFDNSCCERDSFPEIETHTKSTFAECKKGHPGRPRKSDIGCSKRPLALNSRKDNSVADNIAKKRLPGRPRKSHIRRYKRPCPSNSGEDNSVPDDIVEESAKSFKSNYPHVTKTIKETFCVGASLWGQL, encoded by the exons CCTCCTTTTTGTTGTCTTATCGAAGAGGATCCCACCACCATTCTTGGAGTTTATAAGGAATGACCTATCTGATGAAGCAACCTTGAACTCGAACACTTGTTCAGAGAGGTCTTGGAATGTTAGAGTACGTAAAACAAAAGGAGGTGTGTATTTCAAGGATGGGTGGCAGGGGTTCTTAAAAGATAACTCTGTGGAAGATGGTGACTTTTTGGTATTCGAGTATGAAGGAAACATGCATTTCAGCGTACAGATTTTTGACAACAGTTGTTGTGAGAGAGACTCTTTTCCTGAAATTGAAACACACACAAAATCCACCTTTGCTGAGTGTAAGAAAGGGCATCCTGGTAGACCGAGGAAATCAGATATCGGTTGTTCTAAGCGTCCCCTCGCATTGAACTCTAGAAAAGACAATTCAG TTGCAGATAACATAGCTAAGAAAAGGCTTCCTGGTAGACCAAGAAAATCCCATATCCGTCGTTATAAGCGCCCCTGCCCATCAAACTCTGGCGAAGACAATTCAG TACCAGATGACATAGTTGAGGAATCTGCAAAATCTTTCAAGTCCAACTATCCTCATGTCACAAAAACCATTAAAGAGACTTTTTGTGTG GGAGCATCTCTCTGGGGGCAACTATGA
- the LOC133737030 gene encoding B3 domain-containing protein Os01g0723500-like isoform X3: MVSKKSGLHFSRLLFQATPLNICLLFVVLSKRIPPPFLEFIRNDLSDEATLNSNTCSERSWNVRVRKTKGGVYFKDGWQGFLKDNSVEDGDFLVFEYEGNMHFSVQIFDNSCCERDSFPEIETHTKSTFAECKKGHPGRPRKSDIGCSKRPLALNSRKDNSVADNIAKKRLPGRPRKSHIRRYKRPCPSNSGEDNSDDIVEESAKSFKSNYPHVTKTIKETFCVYSFPTSFYREHLSGGNYEVVFLKIARGERWYQVKLVRSLRTAYLSKGWSEFACANQIKVGNICVFEVVEENKLVVHVVQQ; this comes from the exons CCTCCTTTTTGTTGTCTTATCGAAGAGGATCCCACCACCATTCTTGGAGTTTATAAGGAATGACCTATCTGATGAAGCAACCTTGAACTCGAACACTTGTTCAGAGAGGTCTTGGAATGTTAGAGTACGTAAAACAAAAGGAGGTGTGTATTTCAAGGATGGGTGGCAGGGGTTCTTAAAAGATAACTCTGTGGAAGATGGTGACTTTTTGGTATTCGAGTATGAAGGAAACATGCATTTCAGCGTACAGATTTTTGACAACAGTTGTTGTGAGAGAGACTCTTTTCCTGAAATTGAAACACACACAAAATCCACCTTTGCTGAGTGTAAGAAAGGGCATCCTGGTAGACCGAGGAAATCAGATATCGGTTGTTCTAAGCGTCCCCTCGCATTGAACTCTAGAAAAGACAATTCAG TTGCAGATAACATAGCTAAGAAAAGGCTTCCTGGTAGACCAAGAAAATCCCATATCCGTCGTTATAAGCGCCCCTGCCCATCAAACTCTGGCGAAGACAATTCAG ATGACATAGTTGAGGAATCTGCAAAATCTTTCAAGTCCAACTATCCTCATGTCACAAAAACCATTAAAGAGACTTTTTGTGTG TACTCATTCCCCACATCCTTCTATAGGGAGCATCTCTCTGGGGGCAACTATGAAGTTGTTTTCCTGAAAATTGCAAGGGGGGAAAGATGGTACCAAGTGAAGCTTGTACGATCCCTAAGAACGGCATACTTGTCCAAAGGGTGGTCTGAGTTTGCATGTGCTAACCAAATCAAGGTCGGAAATATTTGCGTATTCGAAGTTGTGGAAGAAAACAAATTGGTGGTTCACGTAGTCCAGCAGTAA
- the LOC133737030 gene encoding putative B3 domain-containing protein Os03g0621600 isoform X7: MVSKKSGLHFSRLLFQATPLNICLLFVVLSKRIPPPFLEFIRNDLSDEATLNSNTCSERSWNVRVRKTKGGVYFKDGWQGFLKDNSVEDGDFLVFEYEGNMHFSVQIFDNSCCERDSFPEIETHTKSTFAECKKGHPGRPRKSDIGCSKRPLALNSRKDNSVADNIAKKRLPGRPRKSHIRRYKRPCPSNSGEDNSDDIVEESAKSFKSNYPHVTKTIKETFCVGASLWGQL, encoded by the exons CCTCCTTTTTGTTGTCTTATCGAAGAGGATCCCACCACCATTCTTGGAGTTTATAAGGAATGACCTATCTGATGAAGCAACCTTGAACTCGAACACTTGTTCAGAGAGGTCTTGGAATGTTAGAGTACGTAAAACAAAAGGAGGTGTGTATTTCAAGGATGGGTGGCAGGGGTTCTTAAAAGATAACTCTGTGGAAGATGGTGACTTTTTGGTATTCGAGTATGAAGGAAACATGCATTTCAGCGTACAGATTTTTGACAACAGTTGTTGTGAGAGAGACTCTTTTCCTGAAATTGAAACACACACAAAATCCACCTTTGCTGAGTGTAAGAAAGGGCATCCTGGTAGACCGAGGAAATCAGATATCGGTTGTTCTAAGCGTCCCCTCGCATTGAACTCTAGAAAAGACAATTCAG TTGCAGATAACATAGCTAAGAAAAGGCTTCCTGGTAGACCAAGAAAATCCCATATCCGTCGTTATAAGCGCCCCTGCCCATCAAACTCTGGCGAAGACAATTCAG ATGACATAGTTGAGGAATCTGCAAAATCTTTCAAGTCCAACTATCCTCATGTCACAAAAACCATTAAAGAGACTTTTTGTGTG GGAGCATCTCTCTGGGGGCAACTATGA
- the LOC133737030 gene encoding B3 domain-containing protein Os01g0723500-like isoform X1, whose translation MVSKKSGLHFSRLLFQATPLNICLLFVVLSKRIPPPFLEFIRNDLSDEATLNSNTCSERSWNVRVRKTKGGVYFKDGWQGFLKDNSVEDGDFLVFEYEGNMHFSVQIFDNSCCERDSFPEIETHTKSTFAECKKGHPGRPRKSDIGCSKRPLALNSRKDNSVADNIAKKRLPGRPRKSHIRRYKRPCPSNSGEDNSVPDDIVEESAKSFKSNYPHVTKTIKETFCVYSFPTSFYREHLSGGNYEVVFLKIARGERWYQVKLVRSLRTAYLSKGWSEFACANQIKVGNICVFEVVEENKLVVHVVQQ comes from the exons CCTCCTTTTTGTTGTCTTATCGAAGAGGATCCCACCACCATTCTTGGAGTTTATAAGGAATGACCTATCTGATGAAGCAACCTTGAACTCGAACACTTGTTCAGAGAGGTCTTGGAATGTTAGAGTACGTAAAACAAAAGGAGGTGTGTATTTCAAGGATGGGTGGCAGGGGTTCTTAAAAGATAACTCTGTGGAAGATGGTGACTTTTTGGTATTCGAGTATGAAGGAAACATGCATTTCAGCGTACAGATTTTTGACAACAGTTGTTGTGAGAGAGACTCTTTTCCTGAAATTGAAACACACACAAAATCCACCTTTGCTGAGTGTAAGAAAGGGCATCCTGGTAGACCGAGGAAATCAGATATCGGTTGTTCTAAGCGTCCCCTCGCATTGAACTCTAGAAAAGACAATTCAG TTGCAGATAACATAGCTAAGAAAAGGCTTCCTGGTAGACCAAGAAAATCCCATATCCGTCGTTATAAGCGCCCCTGCCCATCAAACTCTGGCGAAGACAATTCAG TACCAGATGACATAGTTGAGGAATCTGCAAAATCTTTCAAGTCCAACTATCCTCATGTCACAAAAACCATTAAAGAGACTTTTTGTGTG TACTCATTCCCCACATCCTTCTATAGGGAGCATCTCTCTGGGGGCAACTATGAAGTTGTTTTCCTGAAAATTGCAAGGGGGGAAAGATGGTACCAAGTGAAGCTTGTACGATCCCTAAGAACGGCATACTTGTCCAAAGGGTGGTCTGAGTTTGCATGTGCTAACCAAATCAAGGTCGGAAATATTTGCGTATTCGAAGTTGTGGAAGAAAACAAATTGGTGGTTCACGTAGTCCAGCAGTAA
- the LOC133737030 gene encoding B3 domain-containing transcription factor VRN1-like isoform X2 → MVSKKSGLHFSRLLFQATPLNICLLFVVLSKRIPPPFLEFIRNDLSDEATLNSNTCSERSWNVRVRKTKGGVYFKDGWQGFLKDNSVEDGDFLVFEYEGNMHFSVQIFDNSCCERDSFPEIETHTKSTFAECKKGHPGRPRKSDIGCSKRPLALNSRKDNSDNIAKKRLPGRPRKSHIRRYKRPCPSNSGEDNSVPDDIVEESAKSFKSNYPHVTKTIKETFCVYSFPTSFYREHLSGGNYEVVFLKIARGERWYQVKLVRSLRTAYLSKGWSEFACANQIKVGNICVFEVVEENKLVVHVVQQ, encoded by the exons CCTCCTTTTTGTTGTCTTATCGAAGAGGATCCCACCACCATTCTTGGAGTTTATAAGGAATGACCTATCTGATGAAGCAACCTTGAACTCGAACACTTGTTCAGAGAGGTCTTGGAATGTTAGAGTACGTAAAACAAAAGGAGGTGTGTATTTCAAGGATGGGTGGCAGGGGTTCTTAAAAGATAACTCTGTGGAAGATGGTGACTTTTTGGTATTCGAGTATGAAGGAAACATGCATTTCAGCGTACAGATTTTTGACAACAGTTGTTGTGAGAGAGACTCTTTTCCTGAAATTGAAACACACACAAAATCCACCTTTGCTGAGTGTAAGAAAGGGCATCCTGGTAGACCGAGGAAATCAGATATCGGTTGTTCTAAGCGTCCCCTCGCATTGAACTCTAGAAAAGACAATTCAG ATAACATAGCTAAGAAAAGGCTTCCTGGTAGACCAAGAAAATCCCATATCCGTCGTTATAAGCGCCCCTGCCCATCAAACTCTGGCGAAGACAATTCAG TACCAGATGACATAGTTGAGGAATCTGCAAAATCTTTCAAGTCCAACTATCCTCATGTCACAAAAACCATTAAAGAGACTTTTTGTGTG TACTCATTCCCCACATCCTTCTATAGGGAGCATCTCTCTGGGGGCAACTATGAAGTTGTTTTCCTGAAAATTGCAAGGGGGGAAAGATGGTACCAAGTGAAGCTTGTACGATCCCTAAGAACGGCATACTTGTCCAAAGGGTGGTCTGAGTTTGCATGTGCTAACCAAATCAAGGTCGGAAATATTTGCGTATTCGAAGTTGTGGAAGAAAACAAATTGGTGGTTCACGTAGTCCAGCAGTAA